A window of Sulfurospirillum tamanense contains these coding sequences:
- a CDS encoding DUF4139 domain-containing protein, with protein sequence MRFLAPLFLSSLSLMANTALLEIYTNKAFLTQQFEVGSGVFETTLPDFVHNETLSIRTPCATKNKTIGEPIQANTPLQKEIENATQALQTAQEELLATQAKERLLERVSFSNSSFGELQKNAQGFTALALETLRAKEAQQKAVNLAQEALNRLTSKQTTSKAKPLSLSLTCTAPSVLEIRFELPNLEAKRVNTFTGESAQDKLAITQSLFISHTLGEDLTNIALRLYSFAHNHALAPTPFYPYYVGLPEALPMMRTMALKSMGESTQDVAGTPVELESKEVWEASPVTLPSGEHTQVILHQQQAFAQYGIEVDGYGTALAYMRATFSPQVSVESALTHFVLDGMLLGERNTGQFLPDQQAHVYFGKHDLIGVEKKLVRNFTTESGFGSTKTTERVWRYTLSNRSSKTQAVDFLERLPLSSHEKVVIKRLGDAPDSLDAEGKVRWNFTLKAGEQRTLEFGYTQSEPIQK encoded by the coding sequence ATGCGTTTTTTAGCCCCTTTATTTTTATCTAGCCTCTCTTTGATGGCGAACACCGCCTTGCTTGAAATCTACACCAACAAAGCCTTTCTCACTCAACAATTTGAGGTAGGTAGTGGCGTCTTTGAAACCACACTTCCAGATTTTGTTCACAATGAAACCTTAAGTATTCGCACACCGTGCGCCACCAAAAACAAAACCATTGGTGAGCCCATTCAAGCAAACACGCCTTTGCAAAAAGAGATAGAAAACGCAACCCAAGCGCTCCAAACTGCGCAAGAAGAGCTTCTTGCCACACAGGCCAAAGAACGTCTTTTGGAGCGTGTCAGCTTCTCTAACAGCTCTTTTGGAGAATTGCAAAAAAATGCACAAGGGTTTACCGCCCTAGCCCTTGAAACATTGCGCGCCAAAGAAGCGCAGCAAAAGGCCGTTAATCTTGCTCAAGAAGCCCTCAACCGCCTCACCTCAAAACAAACAACAAGCAAGGCAAAACCTCTCTCTCTTTCCCTTACATGCACTGCACCAAGTGTGTTAGAGATTCGTTTTGAGCTCCCTAATCTTGAAGCCAAACGCGTCAATACGTTCACAGGAGAGAGCGCTCAAGACAAGCTTGCCATCACCCAATCGCTTTTCATCTCTCACACGCTTGGAGAAGACTTAACCAACATCGCCTTACGGCTTTATTCCTTTGCCCACAACCACGCCCTGGCACCCACGCCTTTTTATCCCTACTATGTGGGCTTGCCAGAAGCACTACCCATGATGCGCACCATGGCACTCAAATCCATGGGCGAATCCACCCAAGATGTCGCGGGCACACCCGTAGAACTTGAGAGCAAAGAGGTCTGGGAGGCCTCACCTGTGACACTACCCAGTGGAGAACACACACAGGTGATATTGCACCAACAGCAGGCATTTGCCCAGTATGGCATCGAAGTAGACGGCTATGGCACGGCGTTAGCATACATGCGTGCAACCTTTTCACCCCAAGTGAGCGTAGAGTCTGCCTTAACCCACTTTGTCCTTGATGGAATGCTATTGGGAGAGCGCAATACAGGCCAATTTCTCCCCGACCAACAAGCCCATGTTTACTTTGGAAAACACGATTTGATTGGAGTAGAGAAAAAACTGGTGCGCAACTTTACCACCGAATCGGGATTTGGTTCCACCAAAACCACCGAACGTGTTTGGCGATACACCCTCTCCAACCGCTCCTCCAAGACACAAGCCGTCGATTTTCTAGAAAGGCTTCCCCTTTCTAGTCATGAAAAAGTGGTGATTAAACGCTTAGGGGACGCACCCGACTCCCTAGATGCAGAAGGAAAGGTGCGCTGGAATTTTACATTAAAAGCTGGGGAACAACGCACCTTGGAATTTGGCTACACCCAAAGCGAGCCCATTCAAAAGTAG
- a CDS encoding MATE family efflux transporter: MNVLNAPTPSVFFRYASFSVLGMLAITSAGIIDGYFVGNYVGAEGLAAINIVLPIFSLLVGLSLMLAIGGSVVSGKFLAQNNTLLASIMLSKTVLSAALVAILLCTLLGTWLTPLLLFLGANADLLPLSKAYIGLLLFFLPFLMVGITLDHFTRTDNRPSLAFYALLASSVLNIILDWLLVVHLDYGLQGAAFATGFSHLLLVAILLPVFIRRTSGLRFVKPFGANTNVFRAAYNGLSEFVNESSIAITTLLFNLAMLHHFDTAGVAAFSVITYLLWIGLMAIFGVCDALQPLVSKNYGARHPKRIEAFLRLGGATVLGIGLIFSLFLIAIPEYLTALFLNKRGIEAHAIALEFALFIWPIFLFNGFNLLVSAYFTAIQKPRKSTTIAFLRSLVFPLIFILALPKTFGVTGIFIALPLAEFCTFFIALFLLLRHTPKKVLEAKA; the protein is encoded by the coding sequence ATGAATGTCCTTAATGCTCCCACTCCTTCTGTTTTTTTCCGTTATGCTTCTTTTTCTGTATTGGGAATGCTTGCTATTACCTCCGCAGGGATTATTGATGGGTATTTTGTGGGCAATTATGTGGGAGCTGAAGGACTAGCAGCGATTAACATCGTTTTGCCTATTTTTTCTTTACTTGTAGGACTTTCGCTCATGTTGGCCATCGGCGGCAGTGTAGTTAGTGGCAAATTCCTTGCCCAAAACAATACCCTCTTGGCTTCTATTATGCTTAGTAAGACGGTGCTAAGTGCTGCATTGGTGGCTATTTTGCTCTGCACTCTTTTGGGCACTTGGCTCACACCTCTTTTACTCTTTTTGGGCGCTAATGCGGACCTATTGCCTCTCTCAAAAGCCTATATAGGGCTCTTGTTGTTCTTTTTACCATTTTTGATGGTAGGCATTACCTTGGACCACTTCACACGCACAGACAATCGGCCCTCTTTGGCTTTTTATGCGCTTCTTGCAAGCTCTGTGCTTAATATTATTTTGGATTGGCTCTTGGTTGTTCACCTTGATTATGGTCTTCAAGGCGCAGCTTTTGCAACAGGATTTTCACATTTGCTCTTAGTGGCTATTTTGCTTCCCGTTTTCATAAGGCGCACCAGCGGACTTAGATTTGTAAAACCTTTTGGTGCCAATACTAATGTCTTCAGGGCAGCTTATAATGGGCTTTCTGAATTTGTTAATGAATCCTCTATCGCCATCACGACGCTACTTTTCAACCTTGCCATGCTGCACCATTTTGACACCGCTGGCGTAGCGGCATTTTCAGTCATTACTTATTTGCTATGGATTGGACTGATGGCTATTTTTGGGGTTTGCGATGCGCTTCAGCCTCTGGTGAGTAAAAATTATGGCGCCAGACACCCCAAGCGTATTGAAGCATTTTTGCGCCTAGGGGGCGCTACGGTACTTGGCATTGGACTTATATTTAGCCTCTTTCTTATAGCTATTCCCGAATACCTTACGGCTTTATTTTTAAACAAAAGAGGTATAGAGGCACACGCCATTGCCCTAGAGTTTGCCTTATTTATTTGGCCTATTTTTTTATTTAATGGGTTTAACTTATTGGTTTCGGCGTACTTTACAGCCATTCAAAAGCCCCGTAAATCTACTACCATTGCCTTTTTACGCAGCCTTGTTTTTCCATTAATTTTTATTCTAGCACTTCCAAAAACCTTTGGCGTCACTGGCATCTTTATCGCCCTGCCTCTTGCGGAATTTTGTACGTTTTTTATTGCGCTATTTTTACTGCTTCGTCACACACCTAAAAAGGTCCTTGAGGCTAAAGCTTAA
- a CDS encoding CTP synthase translates to MPLSPTKYIFVTGGVLSSLGKGIAAASIATLLKNVGFKVSILKADPYINVDPGTMSPLEHGEVFVTDDGAETDLDLGHYERFLDVDLHQTNNFTTGKVYSTVIEKERRGDYLGETIQVIPHIVGEITRRMKEAAKGQDILIVEIGGTVGDIEGLPFLEAIRELRSEVGKKNAMNIHLTLVPYITVAGELKTKPTQHSVQELRRIGITPDMLICRAERPLPKELRNKLASSCGVERNSVIESADAPTIYQVPLNFLKDNILAPVSEVLDLGELKPHMEEWNTLVKRVIAPRDEIVIAFVGKYLGLKESYKSLTESLIHAGAHLDAKITIKWVDSEVLEEKGEKGLLDDVDGILVPGGFGERGVEGKMRAIRYARENGVPYLGICLGMQLAMIEFARNVLKIEDANSVEFNATCKNPIIYLIDTFLDTSGQKQLRTYQSPLGGTMRLGAYQCQTKKGSLLREVYQDKPTIKERHRHRYEANPEYRSAFEAAGLTVSGESDGLIEAVELEGHPWFIGVQFHPEFTSRLTNPNKAILGFAKAALATRHG, encoded by the coding sequence ATGCCTCTCTCCCCTACCAAATATATCTTTGTCACCGGCGGCGTTTTAAGCTCTCTTGGCAAAGGTATTGCTGCTGCGAGTATTGCAACGTTGCTTAAAAATGTTGGATTTAAAGTGAGTATTTTAAAAGCAGACCCGTACATCAACGTGGATCCAGGCACCATGAGTCCCTTGGAACACGGGGAAGTTTTTGTTACGGACGATGGAGCGGAGACGGACCTTGACTTGGGCCATTATGAGCGCTTTTTGGATGTGGATTTGCACCAAACCAACAACTTTACCACGGGAAAAGTTTATTCGACCGTCATCGAAAAAGAGCGGCGCGGGGATTATTTAGGGGAAACCATTCAAGTGATTCCACACATCGTGGGTGAAATCACTAGACGTATGAAAGAGGCAGCCAAGGGACAAGATATTTTGATTGTAGAGATTGGCGGTACGGTGGGCGACATCGAAGGACTCCCCTTTTTGGAGGCCATTCGCGAATTGCGTTCCGAAGTGGGCAAGAAAAATGCGATGAACATTCACTTGACGCTTGTTCCCTACATCACTGTTGCGGGTGAGCTGAAGACTAAGCCTACCCAACACTCCGTACAAGAGTTGCGCCGCATCGGTATTACACCAGACATGCTCATTTGCCGTGCGGAGCGCCCTTTGCCAAAAGAGCTTCGTAATAAGCTAGCCTCTTCATGTGGGGTAGAGCGTAACAGCGTGATTGAGTCTGCGGATGCCCCAACCATCTATCAAGTTCCTCTAAACTTTTTAAAAGACAATATTCTTGCTCCTGTTTCGGAAGTTTTGGACCTAGGCGAGCTCAAGCCCCATATGGAAGAGTGGAACACGCTTGTTAAGCGAGTGATTGCTCCTAGGGATGAGATTGTGATTGCTTTTGTGGGCAAGTATTTGGGTTTAAAAGAATCCTACAAATCCCTTACCGAATCGCTTATTCATGCAGGAGCCCATTTAGATGCGAAGATTACCATCAAGTGGGTTGATAGCGAAGTATTGGAAGAAAAAGGCGAAAAGGGACTGCTGGATGATGTGGACGGTATTTTGGTGCCCGGAGGGTTTGGAGAGCGCGGGGTCGAGGGCAAGATGCGTGCCATTCGTTACGCGCGAGAAAACGGGGTTCCTTACCTTGGGATTTGCCTTGGAATGCAGCTAGCGATGATTGAATTTGCACGCAATGTGCTCAAGATTGAAGATGCTAATTCGGTAGAATTTAACGCTACATGTAAAAATCCTATCATCTACCTTATTGACACCTTTTTGGATACCAGCGGTCAAAAACAGTTGCGCACCTATCAAAGTCCTCTTGGGGGCACAATGCGTCTTGGGGCCTACCAATGCCAAACCAAAAAAGGCTCTTTGCTGCGTGAAGTATACCAAGACAAGCCCACTATCAAAGAACGCCACCGCCACCGCTACGAAGCCAATCCTGAATACCGAAGTGCTTTTGAAGCAGCGGGTCTTACTGTAAGTGGCGAGTCGGATGGGCTGATTGAAGCGGTGGAGCTTGAAGGGCATCCGTGGTTTATTGGGGTGCAATTTCACCCTGAGTTTACTTCACGGCTAACAAATCCCAATAAAGCGATTTTAGGGTTTGCCAAAGCGGCGCTAGCCACGCGGCATGGCTGA
- a CDS encoding NAD(P)/FAD-dependent oxidoreductase, translated as MEKRELDALCDVLDTELKQHGLSRRDALKLAGLSSAAFLLNPSASVGATSATASSVTGKILIVGGGAAGCSLANALVKKISSPDITLIEPNPQSVTYQPGQTFVATGIYKLEDIVAQTEDFLPKEVKWIKDSVVSFDPENNTVETTANGQIRYDFLVVATGLQLHYETIDGLTKEMIGTEGIGSIYTPQGALKTWGVLQEFVAKAKSGQKVAGVFSHPNTPIKCGGAPKKIMYLTHDRLKEAKARENATLTFYPNGGLMFDVPEYHDAIIKQYEVRGMEWNYRHNLIGVDASKKIATFDHHYLVKGAWDEDLEEFEMIPEAKRVEVPYDFLHVTPPMTAPDAVRNSSLAWQRGSAAAGGWVEVEKETLQHYRYPNVFALGDVAGIPMGKTGGSVRKQYTVCADNLIAVMNGKEPKAKYDGYTVCPLVTGIGTVMMAEFDWSGKPTPSFPLLDPSQERWLWWIMKVYMLKPMYFHGMLKGRA; from the coding sequence ATGGAGAAAAGAGAGCTAGACGCGCTTTGTGACGTGTTAGACACAGAGCTAAAACAGCATGGATTATCGCGCAGAGATGCGCTGAAACTCGCGGGCCTGAGTTCTGCGGCTTTTTTGCTAAACCCGAGCGCATCGGTGGGTGCAACCTCGGCAACGGCAAGCAGTGTCACTGGAAAAATCCTCATCGTTGGCGGCGGGGCGGCGGGGTGTTCTCTTGCCAATGCCTTGGTAAAAAAGATTTCTTCCCCAGATATTACCCTTATTGAGCCAAATCCTCAGAGTGTGACATACCAGCCTGGCCAAACCTTTGTGGCTACGGGGATTTACAAACTCGAAGATATTGTGGCCCAAACGGAGGACTTTTTGCCCAAAGAGGTGAAGTGGATAAAAGACAGTGTGGTTTCCTTTGATCCCGAAAACAACACCGTAGAAACAACCGCTAACGGTCAAATCCGCTATGATTTTTTAGTAGTGGCCACGGGGTTGCAACTGCATTATGAGACCATTGATGGGCTAACCAAGGAGATGATTGGGACGGAAGGCATCGGGTCTATTTATACCCCTCAAGGTGCGCTCAAGACATGGGGTGTGCTTCAAGAATTTGTTGCCAAAGCAAAGTCTGGCCAAAAGGTAGCAGGTGTTTTTTCTCACCCCAATACACCCATTAAATGTGGTGGCGCTCCAAAAAAAATCATGTACCTTACCCATGACCGTTTAAAAGAAGCCAAAGCGCGTGAAAATGCCACCCTAACCTTTTACCCCAATGGTGGGTTGATGTTCGATGTACCTGAATACCACGATGCTATCATTAAGCAGTACGAAGTCCGTGGTATGGAATGGAACTACCGACACAATCTGATTGGGGTGGATGCAAGCAAAAAGATCGCCACCTTTGACCACCACTACCTTGTTAAAGGCGCGTGGGATGAAGATTTGGAAGAATTTGAGATGATTCCAGAGGCAAAACGCGTGGAAGTACCCTATGACTTTTTACATGTAACGCCTCCTATGACAGCCCCAGATGCAGTGCGAAACTCTTCTCTTGCATGGCAGCGCGGGAGCGCGGCCGCAGGAGGTTGGGTCGAGGTAGAAAAGGAGACCCTGCAACACTACCGCTACCCCAATGTCTTCGCTCTGGGAGATGTGGCGGGAATTCCCATGGGAAAAACAGGAGGGTCTGTGCGCAAGCAATACACCGTGTGCGCTGATAACCTTATTGCAGTCATGAATGGCAAAGAGCCCAAGGCCAAATACGACGGTTATACCGTGTGCCCTTTGGTGACAGGGATTGGAACAGTGATGATGGCGGAGTTTGATTGGAGTGGTAAGCCTACCCCCTCCTTTCCTCTTCTTGACCCTTCTCAAGAGCGTTGGTTGTGGTGGATTATGAAAGTGTACATGCTTAAACCCATGTATTTTCATGGTATGCTCAAAGGGCGAGCGTAG
- the recJ gene encoding single-stranded-DNA-specific exonuclease RecJ, with protein sequence MAEKLTKEAIAEILAARFEEDVCTKLSMIPPPHQFKDIDKAAARIKRAIEAKEPIAIVGDYDVDGVVSSVILSEFFDALMVPYTLKIPNRFTDGYGLNPKIVKDLAATLIITVDNGISAHEAAQYCLSQGIDLIITDHHTPTEGLPEAYAIINPKQEDCSFPHSEICGAQVAWYLVAALKDACGVAYDLGKCLDLLAIAIMADMMELKNMNRTMVKKGICELNRSSRPAFEAVRSFFKKEQFESDDISFLLAPLINSSGRMDDAMVSYRFLKSSSVKVATELLEEIVAFNNLRKEEEQQLFESSLRAIKEDEHVIVVWGEAWHEGVIGIVASRLAKRFHKPALVFSVDGERAKGSARSVGRVDILSIIAQHEGFLLGFGGHKGAAGMAIAPENLPAFKQALELTCKDIAHHELGMNEDVLGEVDPDEIDFELLEILEFYEPYGQKNPRPSFLIRGIEVKIDRTIGKEHNHLKLILQTPTRTLESLFFNFDTPARKGNVIDIVFTVQKNSYRGLVTPQLLIKQILSCT encoded by the coding sequence ATGGCTGAGAAACTCACCAAGGAGGCGATTGCGGAGATTTTGGCGGCACGGTTTGAAGAGGACGTGTGCACCAAACTCTCCATGATACCCCCGCCCCATCAATTTAAAGACATCGACAAAGCCGCCGCGCGTATTAAGCGGGCTATTGAAGCCAAAGAACCCATTGCTATTGTAGGCGATTATGATGTGGATGGGGTGGTTTCTTCGGTGATTCTAAGCGAGTTTTTTGACGCACTTATGGTGCCCTATACCCTCAAAATCCCCAACCGTTTTACGGACGGATACGGGCTAAATCCTAAAATTGTTAAAGACTTGGCCGCCACACTGATTATCACCGTCGATAACGGAATTTCTGCTCATGAGGCCGCGCAGTATTGTCTTAGTCAAGGGATTGACCTCATCATTACAGACCACCATACCCCCACAGAGGGCCTGCCTGAGGCCTATGCCATCATTAACCCCAAACAAGAAGATTGCAGTTTTCCCCACAGTGAGATTTGTGGCGCACAAGTGGCGTGGTATTTGGTTGCTGCGCTTAAAGATGCGTGCGGCGTGGCGTATGATTTGGGAAAATGTCTTGATTTGTTGGCCATTGCTATTATGGCGGACATGATGGAGCTTAAAAACATGAACCGCACTATGGTAAAGAAAGGGATTTGTGAGCTCAACCGCTCTTCTAGGCCCGCCTTTGAGGCGGTGCGCTCTTTTTTTAAAAAAGAGCAATTTGAAAGCGACGACATCTCTTTTTTGCTCGCGCCTTTGATTAACAGTTCGGGGCGCATGGATGATGCGATGGTGTCGTATCGGTTTTTAAAGTCTTCATCTGTAAAGGTTGCCACGGAGCTTTTGGAGGAAATTGTCGCGTTTAATAATTTGCGCAAAGAGGAAGAACAGCAACTCTTTGAGTCTTCATTGCGTGCGATCAAAGAAGATGAGCACGTTATTGTGGTATGGGGTGAAGCGTGGCACGAGGGGGTGATTGGGATTGTGGCTTCGCGTTTGGCAAAGCGTTTTCATAAGCCCGCGTTGGTATTTTCGGTGGATGGCGAGCGTGCCAAAGGAAGTGCAAGAAGTGTGGGTCGGGTGGATATTTTGTCGATTATTGCTCAGCATGAGGGGTTTTTATTGGGTTTTGGCGGGCATAAGGGTGCGGCTGGGATGGCGATTGCCCCAGAAAATTTGCCTGCATTCAAGCAAGCCCTAGAGCTTACATGTAAAGACATTGCACACCATGAACTTGGCATGAATGAGGATGTTCTTGGGGAGGTTGACCCTGATGAAATCGATTTTGAACTTTTAGAGATTTTAGAATTTTATGAGCCTTATGGCCAAAAAAACCCGCGCCCTTCGTTTTTGATTCGAGGAATTGAGGTAAAAATTGATCGCACGATTGGCAAAGAACACAACCATCTTAAGTTGATTTTACAAACCCCTACAAGAACCTTGGAATCCCTTTTTTTTAATTTTGACACACCCGCACGAAAAGGAAATGTGATTGATATTGTCTTTACTGTTCAAAAGAACAGTTATCGCGGATTAGTAACACCTCAGTTACTTATAAAGCAAATTTTAAGCTGTACCTAA
- the ilvD gene encoding dihydroxy-acid dehydratase has protein sequence MRSDMVKKGYDRAPHRSLFRATGLKDEDFDKPFIGVANSFIEIIPGHFFLNHYSEIIKEEIRACGCVPFEFNTIGVDDGIAMGHEGMLYSLPSRELIANSIETVMNAHMLDAMICMPNCDKIVPGMIMGALRVNVPTVFVSGGPMKKGYKKDGTPIDLTTAFEAVGKFSKGDIDEAELYDIECNACPSGGSCSGMFTANSMNTLMEAMGIALPGNGTILALTPEREELIRKAARRVCEIALDERFKLKNILNENAVKNAFAIDMAMGGSSNTVLHMLAIAREAGVNFGIENINTISKNVSHIAKIAPSLSTVHMEDIHKAGGVSAVMREISKRDNGVLHLDNLTVTGETMGERIKDAVITNPEVIHPIDKPYSKVGGLAILFGNIAEEGCVIKTAGITGERRFVGKAVCFDSQKEAIAGIVGGKVKAGDVVVIRYEGPRGGPGMQEMLSPTSLIMGMGLGADVALITDGRFSGATRGLSIGHVSPEAAEGGLIGLLENGDTITIDVDSYEIHAHLDEIEIQTRQAHFTPKVQTVKGSWLKQYRQLVTNASNGAMLKTELE, from the coding sequence ATGCGAAGTGATATGGTTAAAAAAGGGTACGATCGTGCCCCACACCGAAGCCTTTTTCGTGCAACAGGTCTAAAAGATGAAGATTTTGATAAACCCTTTATCGGCGTAGCTAACTCCTTCATCGAAATCATTCCCGGGCACTTTTTTCTCAATCATTACAGCGAAATTATCAAAGAGGAAATCCGCGCTTGTGGGTGTGTGCCTTTTGAGTTTAACACCATCGGCGTGGACGATGGCATCGCCATGGGGCATGAGGGGATGCTTTACTCTTTGCCCAGCCGCGAACTCATTGCCAACTCTATCGAAACGGTAATGAATGCTCACATGCTGGACGCCATGATTTGTATGCCAAACTGTGACAAAATCGTTCCTGGGATGATTATGGGCGCACTGCGCGTGAATGTGCCTACGGTGTTTGTGAGTGGCGGCCCCATGAAAAAAGGGTACAAAAAAGACGGCACACCCATTGACCTTACCACAGCCTTTGAAGCGGTGGGCAAATTTAGCAAAGGGGACATCGACGAGGCAGAATTGTACGACATCGAGTGCAACGCGTGTCCGAGTGGCGGGTCGTGTTCGGGCATGTTTACGGCCAACTCTATGAATACCCTCATGGAAGCCATGGGCATCGCATTGCCAGGCAATGGAACTATCTTGGCTCTCACCCCTGAACGGGAAGAACTCATCCGTAAAGCGGCACGTCGCGTGTGTGAGATTGCGTTGGATGAGCGGTTCAAGCTTAAAAATATTCTCAACGAAAATGCGGTCAAAAACGCCTTTGCCATCGACATGGCCATGGGCGGTAGCTCTAATACAGTTTTGCACATGCTGGCCATCGCCAGAGAAGCGGGCGTGAACTTTGGCATTGAAAACATTAATACCATCAGCAAAAACGTTTCGCACATCGCTAAAATCGCCCCCTCTCTTTCCACGGTGCATATGGAAGACATCCACAAAGCCGGTGGCGTGAGCGCGGTGATGAGAGAGATTAGCAAGCGTGACAACGGGGTGTTGCACCTTGATAATCTTACTGTGACGGGCGAGACTATGGGAGAGCGTATCAAAGACGCGGTGATTACTAATCCTGAAGTGATTCACCCCATCGACAAGCCCTACTCTAAAGTGGGCGGTTTGGCTATTTTATTTGGCAATATCGCTGAAGAGGGGTGTGTTATTAAAACCGCAGGCATTACAGGTGAGCGCCGTTTTGTGGGCAAAGCGGTTTGTTTTGACTCTCAAAAAGAAGCTATTGCGGGCATTGTTGGGGGGAAAGTTAAGGCAGGAGATGTGGTTGTGATTCGCTATGAGGGTCCGCGCGGGGGGCCAGGGATGCAAGAGATGCTCTCCCCTACTTCACTCATTATGGGGATGGGCTTGGGTGCAGATGTGGCACTCATTACCGACGGGCGTTTTTCGGGGGCTACGCGGGGGCTTAGCATCGGACACGTGAGTCCTGAGGCAGCTGAGGGCGGTCTGATTGGCTTGCTAGAAAATGGGGATACCATTACAATTGATGTGGATAGTTATGAAATCCATGCCCATTTGGACGAAATCGAAATTCAGACCCGTCAGGCGCACTTTACGCCAAAAGTCCAAACAGTCAAAGGCTCGTGGCTCAAACAATACCGCCAACTTGTCACCAATGCTAGCAACGGCGCCATGCTAAAGACGGAGCTTGAGTGA
- a CDS encoding c-type cytochrome, which produces MKTVYLKRGGTLPLVLVFVIGLAASGAFAQVLSMEDIYQKTCAHCHGIKGEGVGDKKAPPLNTLPQNALSYELFNLTAVTQSSGSDHEIMEHNQRKIEEKGMRYHPDDMARYIYTTFNPLAKLESRGYHEYSAEEVYAQMCAKCHGDKAQGDPDKKGPPLNTYALHELEMELLSLKEGFQSSGGHHALMAETLKRIENRGMAYHPKDMATYIYFHFNEKGKK; this is translated from the coding sequence ATGAAAACAGTATATTTGAAAAGAGGCGGCACACTGCCGCTGGTGCTAGTTTTTGTAATCGGGTTGGCGGCAAGCGGTGCATTTGCACAAGTGCTTAGCATGGAAGACATTTACCAAAAAACCTGCGCCCATTGCCATGGAATAAAAGGCGAAGGGGTTGGTGATAAAAAAGCACCTCCGCTTAACACACTGCCGCAAAACGCTCTCTCTTATGAGCTTTTTAATCTTACGGCGGTGACACAATCTTCGGGAAGTGACCATGAAATTATGGAACATAACCAACGCAAGATTGAAGAAAAAGGGATGCGCTACCACCCTGATGACATGGCGCGCTATATTTACACCACATTTAATCCTCTAGCAAAACTTGAATCCAGAGGATACCACGAGTATTCGGCAGAGGAAGTGTACGCTCAGATGTGTGCAAAATGCCACGGAGACAAAGCCCAAGGCGACCCAGACAAAAAAGGACCGCCACTAAACACCTACGCCCTACACGAATTGGAAATGGAGCTTCTTTCATTGAAAGAAGGATTTCAATCCTCAGGAGGCCACCATGCACTGATGGCAGAGACGCTTAAGCGCATTGAAAACCGCGGCATGGCATACCATCCCAAAGACATGGCGACCTATATTTATTTTCACTTTAATGAAAAAGGAAAAAAATAG
- a CDS encoding MarC family protein, with product MNEFFALFLQQTITLFAIIDPLGVSAILLSMLPASTTQEQMNGIAKKSTLTIVIAFFVVLLTGKFVLNLFGIELDALKVMGGLVLLLMAIKMVEGSLEPKNQTPEEREEAKHSHEFAIIPLGIPITFGPGIFATIVIFKASATSYLDLVALTLAFLVVAFLTYIAFRNSLKIRKLLGITGQKIISRLMGLIVGAIAVQFVVGGVSSLWSAGL from the coding sequence GTGAACGAATTTTTCGCCCTGTTTCTACAGCAGACCATTACCCTTTTTGCCATCATTGACCCCTTGGGGGTCAGTGCTATTTTACTCTCCATGCTTCCTGCTTCTACGACGCAAGAACAGATGAATGGCATCGCCAAAAAATCTACGCTAACCATCGTCATCGCTTTTTTTGTGGTATTGCTCACAGGAAAGTTTGTGCTCAATCTTTTTGGCATTGAGCTAGACGCGCTAAAAGTTATGGGTGGGCTTGTGTTGTTGCTTATGGCCATTAAGATGGTTGAGGGGAGTTTGGAGCCTAAAAACCAAACCCCTGAAGAGCGCGAAGAGGCCAAACATAGCCATGAATTTGCCATCATCCCTCTGGGAATTCCCATTACCTTTGGGCCTGGCATTTTTGCTACTATTGTCATTTTCAAAGCCAGCGCCACAAGTTACCTCGACCTTGTGGCCTTAACATTGGCATTTTTGGTGGTGGCTTTTTTAACTTACATTGCCTTTCGTAATTCTTTGAAGATTCGTAAGCTTTTGGGCATCACGGGCCAAAAAATCATCAGCCGTTTGATGGGCCTCATTGTTGGGGCTATTGCGGTGCAGTTTGTAGTAGGCGGGGTCTCTTCTTTATGGAGTGCAGGGCTTTAG